CCTCGCGCTCGGCGTCCACACTGGCGTCCGCATCGAGAACCCCGAAACGCTACTGGAGCGGATGGCGGCGTACAGCCAGCTCGATGACGTCGTCGCCATCGGCGAGACGGGTATCACGCCCACTCAGCACGCCGAGTCGTGGGACTTGGACGAACAGCGAGCGGTCATTGGATCGCAGATGGAACTCGCCGACGAGGAGGACCTGCCAGTCATCCTCCACACGCCGAACGTCGGAACCGACTCGGGGCCGGAGTACCGCCCAGAGTTCGGCCTGCCGGGCTACGAGAGCAATACGTCGGTCGTGCAGGACCCGGTGCTTACGGGCGAGAACCCGGCGCTGGAGTCGGTGAAGATAGACATCGACGTCGCCGCAGAGGTCGGCCTGCCCGAAGAGAGTATCGTGGCGTCCCACGCTGACACGAACAACGTCGAGTACCTGCTGGAGGAGACCGACTGTTACGTCAGTTTCACGGTCGGCTACCCGTGGCTGACCGGCATCGACGCGACTGACGTCGCGAACACCATCGAGGAGTATGGCCCGGACCGCGTCATGATGGACACCGACTGCGCGAACATCCTCAAGACCGACGTATTCTCGGTCAAGCGCAGCATCCTCGAACTGTACCGGCAGGGTATTGACGAGGACGACGTCCGGCAGGTCGTGCTCGACAATCCGCGGGACGTGTTCGGCCTTGGCTGAGAGAAAACGAAAGCGGGACGGCGAGCCAACGAGCAGTGCCGACAGCCGGTCAGCGATGCCGACAGCCGTTCGTTAGCTCCCCCAGTCCCTCTACGCCGACCGTCACGGTGTCGCCGTCGTCCAGCAGCACCTGCGGATCGCGGTAGACGCCGACGCCTGGGGGCGTGCCCGTGAAGATCAGATCGCCCGGCTTCAGCGTGAACGCGCGACTGCAGAACGAAACGAGTTCGTCGATGCCGAAGATGAGGTTCGCCGTCGTCGAGTCCTGGACACGGTCGCCGTTGACCTCCGTCCAGATATCGAGGGCGTGGGGGTCGTCAACCTCCGAGAGCGTCACGAGGTCCGGGCCGGTCGGCGCGAACGTGTCGAGGCTCTTCCCGCGGACCCACTGGCCGTCGCCGTGCTGGAGATCACGCGCCGAGACGTCGTTGCCGACCGTGACGCCGGCGACGTAGTCGAACGCATCCTCCTCGGAGACTTCGCGGGCCTCGCGGCCGACGACGACGACGAGTTCCGCCTCGTAGTCCACCTGCTCAGTGTACGATGGATTCCAGACGACATCATCACCGGGCGCGGTGAGCGTCGTCGGGAACTTCGAGAACAGCACCGGTTCGTCGGGGATGGGGTTATCTCCCTCCTCGGCGTGGTCGCGGTAGTTCAGGCCGACACAGACAATCTTCTCTGGACTCGACACCGGTTCGTGACGCTCCAGCGAGTCCAGATCGTGCCGTGCGATGCCCGCTTCCTTGGCGTACTCGACCGCGAGCGACGCCTTCTCCTCCCAGTTCCACTGCTTCAGGAGCGCCGTCGTCCGCCGGGGTATCTCGATGCCTGCTTCCTCGCCCGCGGCGTGGAGGTCAATTACGGTATTCTCGTCAAGTAGCGCGCCGCACCACGGCCAGTCCGTAGTCGACGTGCTGAATTGCCCAATACGCATCGGAGTAGGCTACTATCCGCAGATATTTAATTGTCGGTCTAGACGAAGCGCGCGAGCCACTGCATGACGCGAACCACTGTGAATCATTTTCATGTCGGGCCTGGAGGTACAGATGGACTCGAGGTTTTCCCTGGGGCGTATCGACCGGGGAACGTTCGACTCTACAGGGCACTCGTCGACACTAGCGTGAGCACGTCGGTATTGGCGGGCGTCGTCAACGACCCCGACGCCGTCACGGCCCGCTAGCGGGAGAACCGCGGTTCATCTCGGTCATCACGCAACCGCTTGACGAGTACGAGACGTACTTCGACCTCCACGAGATGGGATCGCGCGACGCCCTCCGGGCCGAGGGCGCCAGTCTCGGCGACGTGGACGTCGGTGACCTGAACGGCGTTACCACCGCATGAAGCCGTATTCCGACATCGAACCAGCCTTCGAACGCCCGCGAACACGGGATACGGTCCGTCTGTCGTCTCGTCCATCACGTCCAGATCAGCGTACACGTTGCACTCCGAATCCATCACGTCACCCGATTACTG
The Halomarina pelagica DNA segment above includes these coding regions:
- a CDS encoding TatD family hydrolase: MSQQPAEYPTHRPTDEAYLDADQFDPPTSLLNLPWVDCHNHAHTLSWEDRERYSLSGCEAMVMVASGYHWTPYKPVAAEDVQFLWDDVINRKRAIERNHLFDANLALGVHTGVRIENPETLLERMAAYSQLDDVVAIGETGITPTQHAESWDLDEQRAVIGSQMELADEEDLPVILHTPNVGTDSGPEYRPEFGLPGYESNTSVVQDPVLTGENPALESVKIDIDVAAEVGLPEESIVASHADTNNVEYLLEETDCYVSFTVGYPWLTGIDATDVANTIEEYGPDRVMMDTDCANILKTDVFSVKRSILELYRQGIDEDDVRQVVLDNPRDVFGLG
- a CDS encoding fumarylacetoacetate hydrolase family protein; the encoded protein is MRIGQFSTSTTDWPWCGALLDENTVIDLHAAGEEAGIEIPRRTTALLKQWNWEEKASLAVEYAKEAGIARHDLDSLERHEPVSSPEKIVCVGLNYRDHAEEGDNPIPDEPVLFSKFPTTLTAPGDDVVWNPSYTEQVDYEAELVVVVGREAREVSEEDAFDYVAGVTVGNDVSARDLQHGDGQWVRGKSLDTFAPTGPDLVTLSEVDDPHALDIWTEVNGDRVQDSTTANLIFGIDELVSFCSRAFTLKPGDLIFTGTPPGVGVYRDPQVLLDDGDTVTVGVEGLGELTNGCRHR